A genomic segment from Eubalaena glacialis isolate mEubGla1 chromosome 16, mEubGla1.1.hap2.+ XY, whole genome shotgun sequence encodes:
- the CBY2 gene encoding protein chibby homolog 2 isoform X1 → MSPLECSECFGDQLLHRTYTWHLTLHSRPNFTRKRDTKSESLEIPINVVLPQRGTAEPFLRLHNLYPTPHCARQAALPRLSRRAVSQHSYPPDRFPSVPLDPMESPTSQADLALDYDPPRVQLSDETFVFQDGRWVSENCRLQPPYFSPSSSLHHKLHHKRLAKECLRQEENKPLRAENKSLRAENRALREENQILQALWEERQAALGREDGRASSPLLRRDNASSLEAVKKDPELQVHRGRESSTLQLLREENRALQQLLEQRKAYWAPPDEQAASTEIKPAPSPQEAPHGLLPDQGAGLSSPFEEPKAHQGPQEDSKTLRALREMLSNLSGQPREEAGKAGPGLPDGGQSLELLREMSQALQALREENQNLQEENRALQEENRALHVLREEHRIFQEESKALWENNKLKLQQKLVIDTVTEVTARMEMLIEELYAFMPTKNNNPKKPSRV, encoded by the exons ATGTCACCCCTGGAATGTTCTGAGTGTTTTGGTGACCAACTTCTGCATAGGACCTATACCTGGCACCTAACATTG CACTCAAGGCCAAATTTTACAAGAAAAAGAGATACCAAATCTGAAAGCCTAGAAATTCCAATAAATGTGGTTCTACCTCAG AGGGGTACAGCCGAGCCCTTCCTGAGGCTCCACAACTTGTACCCCACCCCGCACTGCGCCAGGCAGGCCGCCCTGCCCAGGCTGAGCCGCCGGGCGGTCAGCCAGCACTCCTACCCGCCGGACCGCTTCCCCTCCGTGCCCCTGGACCCCATGGAAAGCCCCACCTCCCAGGCGGACCTGGCGCTGGACTACGACCCGCCCCGCGTGCAGCTCAGCGACGAGACGTTCGTCTTCCAGGACGGGCGGTGGGTGAGTGAGAACTGTCGCCTGCAGCCCCCCTACTTCTCCCCGTCCTCGTCCCTCCACCACAAGCTGCACCACAAGAGGCTGGCCAAGGAGTGCCTGCGGCAGGAGGAGAACAAGCCCCTGCGCGCGGAGAACAAGTCCCTGCGCGCGGAGAACCGCGCGCTCCGCGAGGAGAACCAGATCCTGCAGGCCTTATGGGAGGAGCGCCAGGCCGCGCTGGGCCGCGAGGACGGCCGGGCCTCCTCGCCGCTACTGCGCAGGGACAACGCCTCGTCCCTGGAGGCGGTGAAGAAGGACCCGGAGCTGCAGGTGCACCGCGGCCGGGAGAGCAGCACCCTGCAGCTCCTCCGGGAGGAGAACCGGGCCCTGCAGCAGCTGCTGGAGCAGAGGAAGGCCTACTGGGCCCCGCCGGACGAGCAGGCGGCCTCGACCGAGATCAAACCGGCCCCCTCGCCCCAGGAGGCGCCCCACGGGCTGCTGCCGGACCAGGGCGCGGGCCTCTCCTCCCCCTTCGAGGAGCCCAAGGCCCACCAGGGCCCGCAGGAGGACTCCAAGACGCTCCGGGCCCTGCGCGAGATGCTCAGCAACCTGTCCGGGCAGCCCAGGGAGGAGGCAGGCAAGGCGGGCCCGGGCCTGCCCGACGGCGGCCAGTCCCTGGAGCTGCTGCGGGAGATGAGCCAGGCGCTGCAGGCCCTCCGCGAGGAGAACCAGAACCTGCAGGAGGAGAACCGGGCCCTGCAGGAGGAGAACCGGGCCCTGCACGTGCTGCGCGAGGAGCACAGGATTTTCCAGGAGGAGAGCAAGGCGCTGTGGGAGAACAACAAGCTGAAGCTGCAGCAGAAGCTGGTCATCGACACGGTGACCGAGGTCACCGCCCGGATGGAGATGCTCATCGAGGAGCTGTACGCCTTCATGCCGACCAAGAACAACAACCCCAAGAAGCCCAGCAGGGTCTGA
- the CBY2 gene encoding protein chibby homolog 2 isoform X2, giving the protein MSPLECSECFGDQLLHRTYTWHLTLRGTAEPFLRLHNLYPTPHCARQAALPRLSRRAVSQHSYPPDRFPSVPLDPMESPTSQADLALDYDPPRVQLSDETFVFQDGRWVSENCRLQPPYFSPSSSLHHKLHHKRLAKECLRQEENKPLRAENKSLRAENRALREENQILQALWEERQAALGREDGRASSPLLRRDNASSLEAVKKDPELQVHRGRESSTLQLLREENRALQQLLEQRKAYWAPPDEQAASTEIKPAPSPQEAPHGLLPDQGAGLSSPFEEPKAHQGPQEDSKTLRALREMLSNLSGQPREEAGKAGPGLPDGGQSLELLREMSQALQALREENQNLQEENRALQEENRALHVLREEHRIFQEESKALWENNKLKLQQKLVIDTVTEVTARMEMLIEELYAFMPTKNNNPKKPSRV; this is encoded by the exons ATGTCACCCCTGGAATGTTCTGAGTGTTTTGGTGACCAACTTCTGCATAGGACCTATACCTGGCACCTAACATTG AGGGGTACAGCCGAGCCCTTCCTGAGGCTCCACAACTTGTACCCCACCCCGCACTGCGCCAGGCAGGCCGCCCTGCCCAGGCTGAGCCGCCGGGCGGTCAGCCAGCACTCCTACCCGCCGGACCGCTTCCCCTCCGTGCCCCTGGACCCCATGGAAAGCCCCACCTCCCAGGCGGACCTGGCGCTGGACTACGACCCGCCCCGCGTGCAGCTCAGCGACGAGACGTTCGTCTTCCAGGACGGGCGGTGGGTGAGTGAGAACTGTCGCCTGCAGCCCCCCTACTTCTCCCCGTCCTCGTCCCTCCACCACAAGCTGCACCACAAGAGGCTGGCCAAGGAGTGCCTGCGGCAGGAGGAGAACAAGCCCCTGCGCGCGGAGAACAAGTCCCTGCGCGCGGAGAACCGCGCGCTCCGCGAGGAGAACCAGATCCTGCAGGCCTTATGGGAGGAGCGCCAGGCCGCGCTGGGCCGCGAGGACGGCCGGGCCTCCTCGCCGCTACTGCGCAGGGACAACGCCTCGTCCCTGGAGGCGGTGAAGAAGGACCCGGAGCTGCAGGTGCACCGCGGCCGGGAGAGCAGCACCCTGCAGCTCCTCCGGGAGGAGAACCGGGCCCTGCAGCAGCTGCTGGAGCAGAGGAAGGCCTACTGGGCCCCGCCGGACGAGCAGGCGGCCTCGACCGAGATCAAACCGGCCCCCTCGCCCCAGGAGGCGCCCCACGGGCTGCTGCCGGACCAGGGCGCGGGCCTCTCCTCCCCCTTCGAGGAGCCCAAGGCCCACCAGGGCCCGCAGGAGGACTCCAAGACGCTCCGGGCCCTGCGCGAGATGCTCAGCAACCTGTCCGGGCAGCCCAGGGAGGAGGCAGGCAAGGCGGGCCCGGGCCTGCCCGACGGCGGCCAGTCCCTGGAGCTGCTGCGGGAGATGAGCCAGGCGCTGCAGGCCCTCCGCGAGGAGAACCAGAACCTGCAGGAGGAGAACCGGGCCCTGCAGGAGGAGAACCGGGCCCTGCACGTGCTGCGCGAGGAGCACAGGATTTTCCAGGAGGAGAGCAAGGCGCTGTGGGAGAACAACAAGCTGAAGCTGCAGCAGAAGCTGGTCATCGACACGGTGACCGAGGTCACCGCCCGGATGGAGATGCTCATCGAGGAGCTGTACGCCTTCATGCCGACCAAGAACAACAACCCCAAGAAGCCCAGCAGGGTCTGA
- the CBY2 gene encoding protein chibby homolog 2 isoform X3 yields MAVQPEGLKCRVEESNAERGTAEPFLRLHNLYPTPHCARQAALPRLSRRAVSQHSYPPDRFPSVPLDPMESPTSQADLALDYDPPRVQLSDETFVFQDGRWVSENCRLQPPYFSPSSSLHHKLHHKRLAKECLRQEENKPLRAENKSLRAENRALREENQILQALWEERQAALGREDGRASSPLLRRDNASSLEAVKKDPELQVHRGRESSTLQLLREENRALQQLLEQRKAYWAPPDEQAASTEIKPAPSPQEAPHGLLPDQGAGLSSPFEEPKAHQGPQEDSKTLRALREMLSNLSGQPREEAGKAGPGLPDGGQSLELLREMSQALQALREENQNLQEENRALQEENRALHVLREEHRIFQEESKALWENNKLKLQQKLVIDTVTEVTARMEMLIEELYAFMPTKNNNPKKPSRV; encoded by the exons ATGGCAGTGCAACCAGAGGGGCTAAAATGTAGGGTGGAGGAATCCAATGCAGAG AGGGGTACAGCCGAGCCCTTCCTGAGGCTCCACAACTTGTACCCCACCCCGCACTGCGCCAGGCAGGCCGCCCTGCCCAGGCTGAGCCGCCGGGCGGTCAGCCAGCACTCCTACCCGCCGGACCGCTTCCCCTCCGTGCCCCTGGACCCCATGGAAAGCCCCACCTCCCAGGCGGACCTGGCGCTGGACTACGACCCGCCCCGCGTGCAGCTCAGCGACGAGACGTTCGTCTTCCAGGACGGGCGGTGGGTGAGTGAGAACTGTCGCCTGCAGCCCCCCTACTTCTCCCCGTCCTCGTCCCTCCACCACAAGCTGCACCACAAGAGGCTGGCCAAGGAGTGCCTGCGGCAGGAGGAGAACAAGCCCCTGCGCGCGGAGAACAAGTCCCTGCGCGCGGAGAACCGCGCGCTCCGCGAGGAGAACCAGATCCTGCAGGCCTTATGGGAGGAGCGCCAGGCCGCGCTGGGCCGCGAGGACGGCCGGGCCTCCTCGCCGCTACTGCGCAGGGACAACGCCTCGTCCCTGGAGGCGGTGAAGAAGGACCCGGAGCTGCAGGTGCACCGCGGCCGGGAGAGCAGCACCCTGCAGCTCCTCCGGGAGGAGAACCGGGCCCTGCAGCAGCTGCTGGAGCAGAGGAAGGCCTACTGGGCCCCGCCGGACGAGCAGGCGGCCTCGACCGAGATCAAACCGGCCCCCTCGCCCCAGGAGGCGCCCCACGGGCTGCTGCCGGACCAGGGCGCGGGCCTCTCCTCCCCCTTCGAGGAGCCCAAGGCCCACCAGGGCCCGCAGGAGGACTCCAAGACGCTCCGGGCCCTGCGCGAGATGCTCAGCAACCTGTCCGGGCAGCCCAGGGAGGAGGCAGGCAAGGCGGGCCCGGGCCTGCCCGACGGCGGCCAGTCCCTGGAGCTGCTGCGGGAGATGAGCCAGGCGCTGCAGGCCCTCCGCGAGGAGAACCAGAACCTGCAGGAGGAGAACCGGGCCCTGCAGGAGGAGAACCGGGCCCTGCACGTGCTGCGCGAGGAGCACAGGATTTTCCAGGAGGAGAGCAAGGCGCTGTGGGAGAACAACAAGCTGAAGCTGCAGCAGAAGCTGGTCATCGACACGGTGACCGAGGTCACCGCCCGGATGGAGATGCTCATCGAGGAGCTGTACGCCTTCATGCCGACCAAGAACAACAACCCCAAGAAGCCCAGCAGGGTCTGA